The following nucleotide sequence is from Halorussus caseinilyticus.
CCTTTTGGTGCAGATTTTTTCGAGGAGTGGTGACCGCAACGAGCGACCGAAGGGAGCGAGTGAGGACACCCGACGAAGAAAAAAGGTGCTAGAAGATGTTCGCCTGCCGGTAGACGCTGATGCCCTCGTTCGTGATGGAGTAGGGCTTTATCTCGCGGGAGTGGTTCGCGTCCCGAATCTTCTGGATTTCGACCGCGAGTCGGGTCTCCCGGAAGTCGTCGGTACTCCGGATGTACCGCAGGATGAACACGGCGTCCACGAGGTACTCGATGATGCCGTGCCGGGAGGCGTAGGCGTTGTCCTCGCTGGCCTCGCTGGTGAGCATGGTCGTCACCCCGGCCTCTTTCAGACTCTTGGTGAAGTCGTAGACCTCGTTGCGGCGGGTCGATTGGTCGTCGTACATCATCTCCAACAGCGACACCGAGTCCAGCACGAGGCGGGTCGCGCCGAACTGCTCGACCAGTCGCGGCAGGTCGTTGCGGATGGAGGTGAGGCTGTTGGCCATCTCGATGGGGTCCAAGTCGATGACCGCGAGTTGGCCCTTTTCCTCGTACTCGTCGAAGTCCCAGCCTTTCTCGGTCGCGGTGTTGACGATGCGGTCGTGGCTCTCTTCGAGGGTGATGAACACCGCGTTCTCGCCCTGTTCGAGGGCCTCGTGGAGGAACTGGAGACCGAACGTCGTCTTGCCGGTCCCGGCCGACCCGATGGTCGTGACGAGCGACCGGCGGGGGACCCCGCCCTGAATCATGTCGTCGAGACCCTCGATTCCGAGGTCGATGCGCGGAATCGACGACTCGAACTCCTCGTCGTCGAACTCCTCGCTCTCGAACGATTCGCCGCCGAACCCGCCGAAGCCCTCGTCGCCACCCATGCCGAACTCGCCGCCGCCCGCGTCGAAGCCACCGCCCGAGTCGCCGCCCGGTCCGTCGCCGGACGCTGGTCCCGCCCCGCCGCCCGGTGCGCTCTCGAAGGCGCTGGCGAAGTCCTCATCGAAGAGGTCCTCGTCGTCCTCGTCGGCGTCGTAGGGGTCGGCGTCGGCGAAGCCACCGGTCTGTGAGGCATCCGCCGACGAGTCGTCGCCCGACGACTCGTCGGCCGGGTCGCTCGTCGGCGAGTCGCCCGCGGGCGACTCGCCGGACTCGCTCGGAGGGGCGGCGTCGGTTCCATCCATGCCGAACTCCCCGGAGTCGTTCGCCGTGTCGAAGCCATCGGGTCCCTCGGCGGAATCGAAGCCTCCGCTCTCGCCTTCGGAATCGACGCCCTCGGCGTCGGCTTCAGCGGTGAACTCCGGTGCGTCCGCGAAACCCTCGGAGTCGGCCGGTTCGGTCCCGGCGAGTTCGAGGTCGGCCACCTCCGGGTCCTGCCGCGCTTGTTCGGTCTCCGGGTCGGTCGCGGACGACGAGTCCGCGGACTCGTCGTCCGCGCCATCGCTCTCTCTCTCGTCCTCCCGGAGCGCGCGCTCGAACCAGTCGTCGTCGGTCACGGAAGCCACCCCCTCGGTCGAGCGCGATGCATGTCGGGCACCTCGGACCGGCCACATTTCAATGTTTCTTGCGTCGGCGAGCGGTCCCGCGTCGGTCGGAGTGATAGTTCGGCGGTCGGCGGACTTTTCACGGGCGGGCGAGAAGCACCACCGATGAGAGTCGGCATCGTTGCCCAGAAGGGGAACGCCCGCGCCGCGTTTCTGGCCGAACAGATACGCGAAACGTTACCCGACGAGGTGACGGTTCGACTGGACGCCGCGACCGCCGAGCGGTTGGACGGCGGGGGCTACCCCGTCGAGGAGATGGACGCCTGCGACCTCGTGGTCTCCATCGGCGGCGACGGCACCTTCCTCTTCGCGGCCCGCGGCGCGGAGGCGACGCCGATTTTGGGCGTCAACCTCGGCGAGGTCGGCTTCCTCAACGGCGTCGCACCCGACGATGCGGTCGAGACGGTCGAAGCGGTCGTCGCGGGCTATCGGGAGACCGATACGATTCCCTCGCGGGAGGTGCCCAGACTCCGGGCCGACGGCGGCGACTGGTCGGTCCACCCGGCGCTGAACGAAATCGTCGTCCAAGGGCCACAGCGAGGCCACGGCAAGGGACTCGACTACGAGGTCCGCGTGGGCGGCCGGGTCTTCACCTCGGGACGCGGCGACGGCGTGTTGGTCTCGACCCCCACCGGAAGCACGGCGTACAACTTGAGTGAGGGCGGTCCTCTCGTCCATCCCGAGACCGACGCGCTCGTCGTCACGGAGATGTGTGCCGCCGAGTCGATGCCGCCGCTGGCGATTCCGGGCGACAGCGAAGTCGAGATTCGGGCGACGGGCGCTGAGTTCGGCTACGTCAGCGCCGACAGCACCCGAGAGCGATTCGAGATGCCCGAGACGGTCCGGGTGCGCCCGGCCGAGGAACCCACTCGCATCGCCGAACCCTCTAGCGACTTCTTCCGGGCGCTCGGAAAGCTGGACTGATTCTGCCGAAAGGGAAAGTCCTAATCCCGCGGATTCGCTACGCTCCGGTAATGGAAGAGCAACTGCCGGACGTACAAGCCTCCGAACCGGACGTGACCGTGGGGCTGAACCGCGTCGGCGTGACCGGCGTCAAGAAGCTAGTCGAACTCGCCCGCCCCGACAAGCGCCCAATCGTGCTGACCGCGGAGTTCGAGGTGCTGGTGGACCTCCCGAGTTGGCGCAAGGGCGCGGACATGAGTCGGAACATGGAGGTCATCGACGAGATTCTCGAAGACGCGGTGAGCGAACCAACCTACCGCGTCGAGGACGTGTGCGGCGACGCCGCCGAGCGACTCCTCGACAAGCACGACTACACCTCGAAGGCGGAGGTCCGGATGGAAGCCGAGTACATGATAAAGGACCGCACGCCCGAGAGCGACCGGCCCACCCAAGCCACCGCCGACATCATCGCCGGAGCGACGGCGACGGACGAGGGGACCCGCGAGGAAATCGGTGCCCGCGTCACCGGCATGACGGTGTGTCCCTGCTCGCAGGGGATGATGGGCCAGACCGCCCGCGAGAAACTGGAGGACCTCGGCGTCGGCGAGGAGGAGGTCCGGGAGTTCCTGCAGGAGGTCCCGCAGGCGGGCCACTCCCAGCGAGGCCACGCCACCCTCACCGTCGAGAGCGACGGCGCGCCCGAGGCGAACCTGAACGAACTCATCGAAATCGCCCGCGACTCGATGAGCGCCCGCATCTACAACCTCGCCAAGCGCCCCGACGAAGACCACATGACCTTCGAGGCCCACGCCAACGCGAAGTTCGTGGAGGACTGCGTGCGCGACATGGCCGAGGGCGTGGTCTCGGAGTTCACCGACCTGCCCGACGACGCCGTGGTGACGATGAAACAGAGCAACGACGAGTCCATCCACCAGCACAACGCCCACGCCGAGCGAGTCGCCGAGATGGAGACGCTCCGCGAGGAACTCGACGACGACTGACTTCGAGAAATCTTTTCTCCTGTTTTTGGCCTTCTGAGGTCTTCCCGACGCCGCCCGCGCCGCGCGGCGCGCTCGCGCGGCGCGGACGACGACCACGACTCACGTCCGACTCACGACTCGTCGTCCCACGGGTAGGACTGGCCGCCGTCCTCGTAGGAGGCGTCCTTTGGGTGGGTCGGGCCGCTACTCCCCTCGTCGGCGAGTCGCTTGTCGGTCCAGAAGTAGAACCCGAGCGACGCGACCATCAGGCCGGTTCCGACGGTCGGAAAGCCGAGCTCGGCGACGCCGCCGATGCCCGAAAAGAGCAGGAAGTCGCCAGCCAAGTCCTGCCACTTCCGCGGCGTCCCCACGCCGCGGACGAAGAACGCGACGAGGACGACTCCGAACGGGAGGAGGACGGTTAGCAAGTCGATTGCCTGCCGGAACTCGCCCATACCCGAACGTGATAGCCACCGGAAATATTTCTATCGCTCGCCGAAACTTCTCAGAGCGGTGCCGGAAGCGAAACCAGTCCGGCTTTGTAGGCCGCAATCGCGGCGGAACTGCCCGCGCTGAAGGCGAGGCGGGCGAACGACGCCAGATTGATGGGCCACAGTTCCATGCTGTAGAGTTGGTCGAACATCGTCTGCATCGTCTGGATGTGGTCGGACTCGGGGTCCGGCGGGTCGCCGTCCCTCAGTTTTTTCCAGTATCTGGCTTCGACCGTCTCGAACTGCTCGCGCATGAAGTCGGTCTTTCGTTCCCGGATGGTGAGCAACCGCTTGCGGAGCGAGTAGACGCCGAACACCGTCAGACCGAGCAGGAACGCGAGCATCCCGGCGTAGAGCGTGAAGACCGCGACCTGAAACACCGGGCGTCCAGTGAACGACACGCTCGACAGAATCACGAAGTCCAGCGTCACGAGGAAGATGCCGTAGATGATAAGCGAGATAATCGCGTCGCCGATGTCCCGATAGCCGCCCACGCCGTCGGGGTCCAACACGTCGATGTCCACGATGTACTCGTTGGAAATTCGCTTGATGAGGACGACAGAGCCGATAAATGGGGCATAGAAGAACCCGTGACCCGCGCCGTAAGCGTAGTTCAGCAGGAGGTACGGATACGAGTCGAACACGTCGAGTCCCCACATCACGGCGAGCGCGAACACGCCGCCAATCAGTCCGCCGAAAAAGACGAAGTAGGGGTGGAACGCGTAGTTCATGATGCGGTTTATCTCTCGTCGCATCTCGTCGCCGGTGATGTCCGAATCGCGCTCGAAGACGATTTCGCCCTCCGTGGTTCGCTCGAAGATGTCCACGAGTTCGGTCTTGGTCTCGTCGAAGATACCGTGGAACCGCCGGAGGACGAAAATGACCGCGACGACGTAGACGAACCCGACGAACACCGGGTAGTTGTACGGAATCCCGGTGTCGGGATTCCCGACTCGGAACAGACTCGCGGCGGTCGCCAGAAACGCGAGCAGGACGAATAGCCGGGTGAACGAGACCAGACGGTATCGGTCGAAAAACTCGTCCGGCGGGTAGTCGTGGTCCACTTCTTCGAGATTCGGGTCTACCGGCTCGGGTAGCCAGTCGAGAACTGCGGCCTTCCAGTCCGGAAACCACTTCCGAACGAACTCGGTCCGCGTACTCATATCTCTGCGTGACTGTTTAATTTACTAATAAGTGTCGGAGCGATTTCCCGAGTTCGAGAGTTCTCTACCGCAGGTTCTTCACCAAGAACCGACCGACCGAATCGGCGACTTTCCCGTGCTGACCGACGAAGAAGTGGTCGGCGCTCATCTCGACCGTCTCGTGGCCCAACTCGTCGGCGCGTTCGACCAGCGGTCGCCAGTCGGCGGTGTCGTCGCGGGTGCCGTAGACGACCTGCACCGGGGCCGTCACGTCCGCGAGCGCCGCCGCCGCGTCGAGGTCCGCCGTCAACCGGGACGCTGGCGCGAGCAGAGCGAGGGCGTCGGGTTGCGGGTCCACCGTGGCCGCCGCGAGGGTCCCAATCGCGCCGCCGAAACTGAACCCGAAGACGCCCACGCGGTCGTACCGGTCGCGCGCCCACCGGAGGGCGTTGCGGGCGTCCTCGCGTTCGCCGTACCCCTCGTCCCAGTCGCCGTAGTCGAACCGGAGGCAGGCGACTCCCGACTCGACCAGCGCCTCGCTCACGGCCGTCAGGCGCGGGTCGCCGCGATGTCCTCGGTGTTGAGGGTGAGGCGGGCAGGCGACCACTGCGGCGTCCGGGTCGGCGTCGTCGGGCGCGTCGAGGGTCGCTCGCACGTCTCTGGTTCCGGGGAGCGGCAGGTCTTCGGAGTGCATGCCCGTTCGTTGGGAGAGAATCCGGATAAGCGTTGCAAATCGTCGGTCCGGGCGCGAGAGAACGAAATATATTGCTTTTAGAATGAAATCGAAGTTCCTCAGAATTAAATATATTTCTTCGACGGCCTCACCCGATGAGTCGGTCGTCGCTCTCGGCCATGTAGAGCGTTCGGGCCGCGACGTTGACCGCGTGGTCACCGACGCGCTCCAAGTCCCGGACCGTGAGCAACACCCGCGACACGTCCTGTAAGAGCAGTTCGACTTCCTCGTCGTCGGCCCCGTCGGGGAGTTCGGTCTCGATGAGGTGGCGGACGACGGTTTCGCTCGCGCGCTCGCACGCCGCGTCGAGGTCCGCGTCACGGTCGGCCAGCGCGACACAGGCCTCGGTGTCGGCGTCGGCGTAGGCCGCCAGCGCCGTCTCGACCATCTCGACGGCTCGCTCGCCGAGCGCGCGAACGTCCACCTCGGCGAACACCTCCCGGTCGGCGTACAGGGCGTACTCGCCGATGTTGACCGCCAAGTCGCCGACGCGTTCGAGATCGGTCGTTATTTTGAACGACGCCGCGACGAACCGCAGGTCGCCCGCGACGGGTTGCTGGAGCGCCAGCAAGTCGATGCACTCGCCCTCCAGTTCGAGGTACCGCCGGTTTATCTCCTCGTCGCCGTCGATAACGTCCCACGCGAGTTCGTGGTCCTGCCGGTCTAGGGCTTCGAGCGCGAACCGCAGACGGGAGACGACGCGCTCGCCCATCCGGAGGATGCTCTCGCGGAGCGATTCGAGTTGGTTCTGGTAGTCGGTTCGAGCCATGAAGTCGGCCGTCGAAAGGAGTTCGTTCGCTGTCGGGATTAGTCTACCGTGGGTGGCGGTACCTCACCGACGTACCGAGCGCGAACGCCCGGCACGCGAAGGCGAACGGCCTGCGGGAGAGCGCGCCGTAAGCGCGCTCTCCCGCAGTAAACGTTTCATCCGAACTTGCCCGTGATGTAGTCTTCGACGCGCTGGCTGTTGGGGTTCTCGAAGATTTGGTCGGTCTCGCCGTACTCCACGAGGTCCCCGCCGGTGAGGAAGACGGCGGTCTGGTCGGAGATGCGGGCGGCCTGTTGCATGTTGTGGGTGACGACGACCACGGTGTAGTCCTTCGAGAGTTCCTCGATGAGGTCCTCGATTTTGGCGGTGGCGATGGGGTCGAGCGCGGAGGCGGGCTCGTCCATCAGGATGACTTCGGGGTCAACCGCGAGACACCGCCCGATGCACAGACGCTGTTGTTGGCCTCCGGACAGGCCGAGGGCGTTGTCGTCGAGTCGGTCGCTGACCTCTTCCCAGAGCGCCGCCTGCTTCAGCGAGCGTTCGACCAGTTCGTCTTCCTTCTCGGAGTCGGCCCGTCCGAGCAGTCTGTCGAGCAGGCCGTCGTTGATGTCGCCGTGCTTGCGCGGGCCGTAGGCGATGTTGTCCCGAATCGACTTCGGGAAGGGATTCGGGGCCTGAAACACCATGCCGACGCGCTTGCGCAGTTCCACGAGGTTCACGCCGTCCTGATAGATTTCCTCGTTGTCGATTTCGACCGAGCCATCGACCCGCGCCGAGTTGATGCGGTCGTTCATCCGGTTGAGACACCGCAGGAAGGTGGACTTCCCGCACCCCGACGGACCGATGAGCGCGGTCACGCTGTTCTCGGGGATGTCCATCGACACCGAGTGGATGGCGTGGTCGTCGCCGTAGAACACGTCCAAGTCCTCGACCGAAATCTTGGGCGCGCCCGCGAAGTCGTACTCCACCCACTCGTCTTCGAGTTGCTCTTGACTCTCGCCGCTGACGGTGGTCTGTTGGCTCTCGGCCTGTTCGCCCGCTTGCTCGCTCCGTTTGAATTCTGCGTTGCTCATTGTTCGAGTTTCCTCCGGAAGTAGATTCGAGACGCGATGCCGACCGCGTAGAACGACAGCACGACCACCAGAAGCACCAGCGCGGTGGCCCACCCGAACGCCGGGTCCGAACTCACGACGCCCGCGGTGATGGTCGCGTAGAGTTTGTACGGCAGGGCGCTGATGCTGTCCAACAGCGCCGGGTTCGCCACGAACGGCGGACTCGACGTGAACCGGAACGACGACAGCACCTGCGGGCCGCCGCTGGCCCGCAGGTTCCCGGTCGCCACCAGCAGAATCGGGGCCGTCTCGCCCGCGATGCGGCCGACGCCGAGGATGACGCCCGTGATGACGCCGGGCATCGCCGCCGGGACGACGACGCTCTTTATCGTCTCCCACTGGCTGACGCCGAGCGCCGCGCTCGCGTCCCGGTACTCGTCGGGCACCGTCTTGATGGCCTCACGACTGGTGATGAGGACCAGCGGAAGGAGCATGAAGCCAAGCACCAACTGACCCGCCATCAGCGACGTGGTGTTGCCGAGGCGCGGGACGAGGAAGGCGTACCCGAACAGGCCGTAGACGATGCTCGGCGTACTCCACAGGCCGTTGGTCGCAATCTCGACCGCTCGGGTGAATCCGCCCTGTTCGGCGTACTCGGTGAGGAACACCGCCGCGCCGACGCCCAGCGGAACCGCGAACAGCACCGCGCCGACGACCAGCCACACCGTGCCGACGATGGAGGGCAGGACGCCGTTCATCACGTCGCTCGACAGCGAGTAGCCGTTCATGGTGAACGGCCAGTAGAACCAGACGCCGGGAATCTCGAAGATGAGATACTGGTCGAGACCGGGGACGTGGAACCAGAAGGCGGGTTCGCTGAACAGGCCGATTTCGACGCCTTCGACCATCCGCGACCAGCCTTTGCCGACGACGAAGACGATGAGCAAGAGCAGGACGCCGAGCATCCCGAAGGCGTTCAGGCCGACGAGCAGGTAGGCCCCGGCCTGTCGCCCGCGGGTCCCGAACCCCTCGTGGGCCTTCGCGGCCGCCCACGCGCAGACGAGTCCCGCGAAGATTGTCAACACCGGGCCGACGACGGGACCGGTGAAGGTGGCCGAGAAGCCCTCGGGTGCCCACTCCCACTCGGTGGTGAACACGTCGAGCAGAAACAGCGCGCCGACGAGGACCGACAGCGCGCCCACGGGGAGCGTCGAACCCACGTCTTCACGGGGCAGGACCGTCACCGCGCCGACGCCGACGCCGACGACCAGCGCCGCGGGAAGCCACCCGACGGCGCCGAGACCGAGCGTCTGGGACGCGAAGAGACCGCCCGCCACGACGCCGACGAGACCGAACAGCGCGCCGGTGAGCAGTCCGGCGCTCCGGTCGGGCGTCGTCTCCACGAGGTCGGCACGCGACGCGAACCCGAGGGCGACGACGCCGAGACCCGTCAGGACGAGACTCGCGCCGTAGAGGTTGAACAGCGTCACGCCGAAGAACTCGCTCTCGACTTCGGTCCACTGGAAGATGGCCGCGAAGCCCAGAATCACCGACAGGACGTTGAGACCGACGACGCCCGCGGCGACTCGTTCGGCGAGCGACGATTCGTCGGCGACTAGTTCGCTGGTCTCGTAGCTCATTGGCTCCCTCCGAGTTTACGCTCCATGTGCGCTTCCACCAGTTGCGAGGCGATACTGAGTCCGAGGACGGTCACGAACAGGACGACCCCGGCCGCGAACAGCGCCGACATCTGGTTGCCCGAGGCGACACCGTACTGGCCCGCGATGACGCTGGTGAGCGTCTCGGTCCCCTTGAACACGTCGTAGATGGGGTCGGGGAGAATCTGCTGGTGGGGCAACATCACGGTCACGGCCATCGTCTCGCCGACTGCCCGGCCGACCCCGAGCAGAACCGCGGCCGAGACGCCCGAGAACGACGCCGGAATGGTGACGCTCTTGATGGTCTGCCAGTCGGTCGCGCCGAGCGCCAGCGACCCGCTTTTCATCGACTCGGGCACGCTCCCGATGGCGTCCTCGGCGACCGAAACAACGGTCGGCAGGGCCATCACGCCGATGACCAGCGCCGCCGCGAACAGGCTTCCGAAGTTCGCCAACTCGAATTCCTCCATCATGTACGTGTTGATGATGACGTAGCCGATGAACCCGTAGACGATGGACGGGACGCCCGCCAGAATCTCGATGCCGGGTTTGATGACCTCGCGCGCCCACCCCGGTGCGATTTCGCTGATGAACAGCGCTCCGGCCACGCCGAGGGGTCCGGCGATGGCCATCGCCAGTATCGTCGTCACGAGCGTCCCCCACATCATCGGCACCAGCGAGTAGACGCCCTCGCTGGTACTCCACAGGGGCTGTTCGGTGCGGAGAATCAGGTCGAGTCCCATCGCCTGAAACACCGGGACCGAACGCAGGATGAGGTAGACGGAGATGAGACCGAGGATGACGATAGTCGAAGCCGTCATCAGGAACATCAGCAGTTTCGCGGTGTTGGCCTGATGGGACTTCCACCCGTAGGTGACGACGGCGAAGAACGTCACGAGTGGGAACACCGTGTACGCGGGCGCGACGAGGAACGTCAGCAGTGCGCCGAGGACGGAGGCGACGGCTACACCGTCTACGAACTGCGCCCCGCGGTCCATGTCCTCTACGGTGGTGCGAGCGGACCGAACGCGGGTGGCGACGCTTCCTATCATTTGGGGTCGGGAAGCTTTCCGAGTTGGTTCTCGCGGCGTTTCTGGGTGAGTTTCGCGTAGCCCGACGGTTTGACGAAGCTCTCCTGTCCGAACTCGCTGACGAGCATCCGAAGGAACGCGGCCTCCATCTCCGAGGTGCCGTCGTAGGTGTAACAGTGGAGGTCACGCGACAGCGGATAGTTCTCGTCCGCGAGGTTCTTTCCGGGTTCGTACACTTTGCCGTCGAACTCCAGTTTGACGGCCGCAACTTCGTCCGTGACGAACGCCAGTGCCATGTACGCGACGGCGTTGTTCGACCGGGAGACGATGGTCTTGACCTGCTGGTTCTGGCCCTTGCGCACGTCCACGCCGGACATCGACGCGTCGGGACCGCCGAGCATGTTGGTCCGAAACGCGGTGTCGGTACCCGAACCTTCGGCGCGACCCACCGCCTGAATCTCCTTGTCTTCGCCAGTGTAAGCGTCGATTTCCGACCAGTTCTCGATTTCACCAGTGTATATCTTCCGGACCTGTTCGGCGGTCAGCTTCTCGACGCCCGCCTCGTAGACCTCCTTACTGAGGACGATGGGTTGGGCGTCTACTCCCACGACGTGATTGGTGAACTTCTCTAGTTCCTCCTCGCTCAGGTCCGGGAGTTCCGCCGAGACGGGCGCGCTCGCGTTGCCGATGTCCACGAGACCGTTTTTCAGCTTTTCGAGACCAGTTCCCGAGTGGCTCAGACCGACGGTGACTTTGAACGGCGGGGCGGTCCCGTCGCCCTCGAACCCGTACTTGCTGGCCCAGTAGGTAGCCAGTCGCTCGTCGGTCTGGATGCCGTACTCGTTCGGACCCCAGTACTCTTCGTCGTCGGCGGGTGGGTTGGAACTCCACACCGACGCGGCTTTGCTCGTTATCGGATACACCGTCGAGGAACCGCCCGCTTTCAACTGGTCGGAAGACGAGTCGTCGGAACCCGAATCGTCGGACGCGGCAGTCGTCTCCCCCCGATTACCGGGTGGCGTCGGACTCGTGCTGATACAACCAGCTAGCGATGCGATGGCGGTACCCCCTCCGAGGAGAACGGTGCGACGGTCTACAGAGGGTCTTTCCCGCATTACGATTGCTTTGCCCAAGACGAAGTAAATACCCTTCTATTACAACTATATAGAAGTATTTACCCATAGATATTCGGGTTCGAGTACGAACGGAGGCTGTCACGAAATCCCACAATTGCCCGCATCCGGCCGAGAGAGGGGCGGGAAACCAAACAGACAGCTGATGATTCTTGGAAAATTTCCCGCGGCTGGTCGCCGCAGATTGTCGCCGAGGACAGCCTGTATATAGATTTGAATAGATTTATTGTGCGGTGGTACCCCCGTTGGGACATGGAAACGCGGAAAGTGCAGGTGACGGGTGGTTCCACGTTCACAGTCTCCATTCCGAAGGGGTGGGCGACCGAGAACGGCATCGAAGCGGGCGACCGCGTCGAGTTTCATCCGGAAGGTGATTCGCTGTTGCTCTCGCCGCGAACGACCGACGACGCCGTGGAGGGGACCGTGGACATCACGGACCTCGAAGGACCGGAGCTCATGCGAACGGTGTTCACGCTGTACGTCAGCGGCTTCGACCTCATCAACCTCGAAGCGACCCGCGTGACCCCCGACCAGCGCCGGACGGTCCGGGACGCCACGCAGGGTCTGGTCGGACTGGAAGTCATAGAGGAGACCGGCGACCGAGTGGTGTTGCAGGACCTGCTCGACTCGTCGGAACTGTCGATTCACAACGC
It contains:
- a CDS encoding alpha/beta hydrolase, which codes for MHSEDLPLPGTRDVRATLDAPDDADPDAAVVACPPHPQHRGHRGDPRLTAVSEALVESGVACLRFDYGDWDEGYGEREDARNALRWARDRYDRVGVFGFSFGGAIGTLAAATVDPQPDALALLAPASRLTADLDAAAALADVTAPVQVVYGTRDDTADWRPLVERADELGHETVEMSADHFFVGQHGKVADSVGRFLVKNLR
- a CDS encoding KaiC domain-containing protein encodes the protein MTDDDWFERALREDERESDGADDESADSSSATDPETEQARQDPEVADLELAGTEPADSEGFADAPEFTAEADAEGVDSEGESGGFDSAEGPDGFDTANDSGEFGMDGTDAAPPSESGESPAGDSPTSDPADESSGDDSSADASQTGGFADADPYDADEDDEDLFDEDFASAFESAPGGGAGPASGDGPGGDSGGGFDAGGGEFGMGGDEGFGGFGGESFESEEFDDEEFESSIPRIDLGIEGLDDMIQGGVPRRSLVTTIGSAGTGKTTFGLQFLHEALEQGENAVFITLEESHDRIVNTATEKGWDFDEYEEKGQLAVIDLDPIEMANSLTSIRNDLPRLVEQFGATRLVLDSVSLLEMMYDDQSTRRNEVYDFTKSLKEAGVTTMLTSEASEDNAYASRHGIIEYLVDAVFILRYIRSTDDFRETRLAVEIQKIRDANHSREIKPYSITNEGISVYRQANIF
- a CDS encoding NAD(+)/NADH kinase yields the protein MRVGIVAQKGNARAAFLAEQIRETLPDEVTVRLDAATAERLDGGGYPVEEMDACDLVVSIGGDGTFLFAARGAEATPILGVNLGEVGFLNGVAPDDAVETVEAVVAGYRETDTIPSREVPRLRADGGDWSVHPALNEIVVQGPQRGHGKGLDYEVRVGGRVFTSGRGDGVLVSTPTGSTAYNLSEGGPLVHPETDALVVTEMCAAESMPPLAIPGDSEVEIRATGAEFGYVSADSTRERFEMPETVRVRPAEEPTRIAEPSSDFFRALGKLD
- the pstB gene encoding phosphate ABC transporter ATP-binding protein PstB, whose translation is MSNAEFKRSEQAGEQAESQQTTVSGESQEQLEDEWVEYDFAGAPKISVEDLDVFYGDDHAIHSVSMDIPENSVTALIGPSGCGKSTFLRCLNRMNDRINSARVDGSVEIDNEEIYQDGVNLVELRKRVGMVFQAPNPFPKSIRDNIAYGPRKHGDINDGLLDRLLGRADSEKEDELVERSLKQAALWEEVSDRLDDNALGLSGGQQQRLCIGRCLAVDPEVILMDEPASALDPIATAKIEDLIEELSKDYTVVVVTHNMQQAARISDQTAVFLTGGDLVEYGETDQIFENPNSQRVEDYITGKFG
- the pstC gene encoding phosphate ABC transporter permease subunit PstC, which codes for MIGSVATRVRSARTTVEDMDRGAQFVDGVAVASVLGALLTFLVAPAYTVFPLVTFFAVVTYGWKSHQANTAKLLMFLMTASTIVILGLISVYLILRSVPVFQAMGLDLILRTEQPLWSTSEGVYSLVPMMWGTLVTTILAMAIAGPLGVAGALFISEIAPGWAREVIKPGIEILAGVPSIVYGFIGYVIINTYMMEEFELANFGSLFAAALVIGVMALPTVVSVAEDAIGSVPESMKSGSLALGATDWQTIKSVTIPASFSGVSAAVLLGVGRAVGETMAVTVMLPHQQILPDPIYDVFKGTETLTSVIAGQYGVASGNQMSALFAAGVVLFVTVLGLSIASQLVEAHMERKLGGSQ
- the phoU gene encoding phosphate signaling complex protein PhoU, giving the protein MARTDYQNQLESLRESILRMGERVVSRLRFALEALDRQDHELAWDVIDGDEEINRRYLELEGECIDLLALQQPVAGDLRFVAASFKITTDLERVGDLAVNIGEYALYADREVFAEVDVRALGERAVEMVETALAAYADADTEACVALADRDADLDAACERASETVVRHLIETELPDGADDEEVELLLQDVSRVLLTVRDLERVGDHAVNVAARTLYMAESDDRLIG
- the mptA gene encoding GTP cyclohydrolase MptA — its product is MEEQLPDVQASEPDVTVGLNRVGVTGVKKLVELARPDKRPIVLTAEFEVLVDLPSWRKGADMSRNMEVIDEILEDAVSEPTYRVEDVCGDAAERLLDKHDYTSKAEVRMEAEYMIKDRTPESDRPTQATADIIAGATATDEGTREEIGARVTGMTVCPCSQGMMGQTAREKLEDLGVGEEEVREFLQEVPQAGHSQRGHATLTVESDGAPEANLNELIEIARDSMSARIYNLAKRPDEDHMTFEAHANAKFVEDCVRDMAEGVVSEFTDLPDDAVVTMKQSNDESIHQHNAHAERVAEMETLREELDDD
- the pstA gene encoding phosphate ABC transporter permease PstA, which gives rise to MSYETSELVADESSLAERVAAGVVGLNVLSVILGFAAIFQWTEVESEFFGVTLFNLYGASLVLTGLGVVALGFASRADLVETTPDRSAGLLTGALFGLVGVVAGGLFASQTLGLGAVGWLPAALVVGVGVGAVTVLPREDVGSTLPVGALSVLVGALFLLDVFTTEWEWAPEGFSATFTGPVVGPVLTIFAGLVCAWAAAKAHEGFGTRGRQAGAYLLVGLNAFGMLGVLLLLIVFVVGKGWSRMVEGVEIGLFSEPAFWFHVPGLDQYLIFEIPGVWFYWPFTMNGYSLSSDVMNGVLPSIVGTVWLVVGAVLFAVPLGVGAAVFLTEYAEQGGFTRAVEIATNGLWSTPSIVYGLFGYAFLVPRLGNTTSLMAGQLVLGFMLLPLVLITSREAIKTVPDEYRDASAALGVSQWETIKSVVVPAAMPGVITGVILGVGRIAGETAPILLVATGNLRASGGPQVLSSFRFTSSPPFVANPALLDSISALPYKLYATITAGVVSSDPAFGWATALVLLVVVLSFYAVGIASRIYFRRKLEQ
- a CDS encoding PstS family phosphate ABC transporter substrate-binding protein, which gives rise to MRERPSVDRRTVLLGGGTAIASLAGCISTSPTPPGNRGETTAASDDSGSDDSSSDQLKAGGSSTVYPITSKAASVWSSNPPADDEEYWGPNEYGIQTDERLATYWASKYGFEGDGTAPPFKVTVGLSHSGTGLEKLKNGLVDIGNASAPVSAELPDLSEEELEKFTNHVVGVDAQPIVLSKEVYEAGVEKLTAEQVRKIYTGEIENWSEIDAYTGEDKEIQAVGRAEGSGTDTAFRTNMLGGPDASMSGVDVRKGQNQQVKTIVSRSNNAVAYMALAFVTDEVAAVKLEFDGKVYEPGKNLADENYPLSRDLHCYTYDGTSEMEAAFLRMLVSEFGQESFVKPSGYAKLTQKRRENQLGKLPDPK